The nucleotide sequence tcatgggtttgatttctttatggatttgaattcttcatggactttaagtcttcatgggcttgaattcttcatgcctaaaaaaataatttaatgttattaataaattatatattatatatatgtattacacatggcacatatatatatatatattaaattatattatatatatattacatgcatgcatataatgatgtatatgtattatatataattttatatattattattatttactttagaacttcatttcattcatctttcaatttaaacttgcatataaccataaaatatatattaatatctaatttaagccatttttaagatcaaaagaagggtataattataacaaaatttttacaaaattaaccactaatcaatatcaaattcctttttagatcaggaacatatcttacatcagttaATGTTCTAATTTTGTTGTCATGCAATCTGAGAGATATGTTTCCTATACCTCTAATCCTACAGGATTGGTTATTACCCATAAACACTGTCCCCGATTctcttttatcaaatttttgaaaccaatcaatgttatggcacatatgaaaagaacagcCGGAATCCATGAtccattcattatcaatagaaaaaattgaaacagTAAGTACCTCAGCTAAGCAATTTGAATTATTAGGATTAGCATTTATATTTACCTCttgcttttgtttcttaataAAGTCATAACAGTATTTCTTGATGTGTCCTTCTTTCCCACAGTGATAGCATTTCCATTTTTGCTTaccctttttatctttcttcttaccCTTTTGCCCTGACCCAATGGTTTGATCATTATTACTTGTAAAgtgttttttctcattcttactcTTTACAAATAAGTTATTTCCAGATTTCTTAGATGTTCCCAGTTCTAATTCTCTAGCTTTAATGCCTGAAATAACAAGGTCTAAAGTAGGTACTATGCCAGTATATCTCAATGCATGtttaacaacatcataatcatcaagCAATGCATTTAACAAAATCATAGCTTCACTCAAGTCACCTAATGCTTGATCAGTACCTCTAAATAGCAATACAAGTTTAGTGAATTCATCTATATTCTCATCCATTGTCTTAGATGTactcattttataattaaacaacatgccttttaGATATACTAAGTTAGGTGCAGTAATGACAGAAAATAAAGCATCTAATTTATTCCATAGCTCTAAGGGAGTAGTCATACCATCCACTTTGCGAATCACACTGTCACCTAGATGGAGGAAGATCAGATTAAAGGCTTTCTCCCTTATTTCCTCTATCCTTGCAAGCTGGTCTGATGACCATTTGCAATCGTCTGTCtcaagtgctataagcactttatgatgagagagcaatactctcatctttttctttcagCTTCCAAAGTCTCCTTTTCCATCAAATataccgatttcaaatcgggtagaATTCATCTTCGTATTGCATGAAGGTAACCTAAAGGGCTCTATTCACTGAAATGAATCAATACAGCAAACACCCGCTGACACAGACTCTATCAGAGAACCCTAAGTTTTTGAAAAACGATTGACCTTACAGAAAACCCTAGAAGCCGAACTTAAcgcggctctgataccactgttgagaCTCGACACTAAATCTTAGGGTTTTACTTAAGTAATCACAGACTATTCGATGGTCTGAATGAAACAATTATTCACAGTGCTGGAATCAAAAATACAAACACagagaaacaaaaaatgaaacgGAGGCACAAgagtttttaccgtggttcacctcaaactaaggctacgtccacgttgagctcgaaagagaagagctcactgcactatgagatGAATAATCAGATTACACACTCATAAGCCCTCACTAACAAAACCCTCAAAAACAATTAATGGTTCGAGAAAACAAAACCGCCGatcaatcacttaatacagattaaaggcAAACCTATCGAACCATAAAAACTATACAAACATGTACAAAAAAGAAATCGGGAACAAATCAGAACGAAACCCTAGCCAAAAGGCGAGAGCCTTCAACCCGCAAGAACAACCCGACTACCTTTCTGATTTTTCTTCGTATTTTTCGCCTCCCATGGTTCACATCTCGAGGCATCAATAAAAGCGATTAAGAGCGGCTGGGATTGCGCCTCATAAAGTGTAGATGGATGGATCAAATcaaatcgtgcaagcacgattatAATCCCAACAGAAAACGGCAGAGGAGCAGGAAAGCAGGAGATGATCGGGCAAAAGGCTAAGAGGGCATAATCAGGCGCCAGCTGAAGGTGagctgatggttgccacgtgcagcCATCCAACGGCTGCCAAATGGCAGCACGCGGTTGCTGCACGTAGCCCTCCAATCAGCTAAGAGTAACGACGCCATTTGGAGCTTCACAGCCAACAAGAAAGAATAACAAGAAAGAGAGACACTGATTATTATGTCTTTTGGGGAGTTTGGGTTGACTTTGTGGCTTCATTAAAGAGAGGCAGGTGGGTTgtctttgtatttcaattttaaattttaagatttgaattcatttttaattttgtgttttgaatatctattttaaaattttacttgcTGAAAAGTTTAAGTGTTGCATAGATTGTACTGAATGTTTAACTCTGAGTGTGTATAAACTATGTTCACATCTGGATTTACCCGGAGAGTGCATTAGAGGAGAAGGTCACCCACCCCTGAAAATTAGTCGAGCGAAATTTGGACACCccaagtgaataaaaaaaaaaaaaaaacccttcaTTATTAGAACCAATAATAATCATAAAGGTCTTAATAATAATACGAAAGAGAGACACCGATCGCTATGTCTTTTTGGAGTCTATGTTGACTTTGTGGCTACATTGAAAGGAAGTTTAACTGGAATAGGGCTAGCATAAACGCAAGTACATTAAATGGGTTgtctttgtattttaattttaaatttagatatttgaatttatttttaattttatattttaaatattttaaaatgctttctttttatcattttaaaaaattatttcttaaaatatagaattaaaaaatacgtttattttgaaattttaaaaaaatattttattatattttattcaataaatttaattattaaataataaaataactctatttaatgaaattctattattaaaataaaataataaatttaattaataaattattgacaaacttcttaataataatttatattaaattatacatttaataatatactacatttttaaattttaaataaatatataattttattttcaaaatttaataataatttttttctttttttctcttattttccttttttctattttcttctttttctctgttGTCAGGCAACCACCGTTGGTTGAAGATTCACACGATCAaaacctaccattagaaacttcaaaacaaaggagttaacatacacaaaaatagatCAAATTTAACAGTtgaatttttgtagatctaatttttaatttttcacacaAGTCTAAAAGCACTATCAATCATGGCTAGGTTccagaggcaaccacccgacacccaagggcccatcaaccaacatattaaaaaaccaacaaaatccaACAGTCAAATCTCCTTAGATTTAAACTTAAACGTTCAACCAAACCCAACACCCACCTAGATACGCACTGACAGTCGTCACTGAACATCGTGGCCGATTGTTTCTAGCGATCAAAGGCAACCACCTGACACCTAATGGTCTATTGGCCAACATAGCCAAAAACcaacaaagaaaggaagagaagcaGAGCCGGACCTTTCATGAGGCGATTGCCTTAGGGCtcatgaatatttgattatttggggACCATAAAATTGGGAACCCTCTCTCTTTGTAAGGGCTCACTATCCAGCCGCCCACCATTTCCTCTTCTACACACTTGACCCACCCCTACTATTCTCCCTTTCTCACTTTCACTCACTGCCCTAcccagtctctctctctcttttcatcACTCATGGCTTCACCCTCGCCATTAACGACTCGCCCTCCCTTTCGCCTCTCGCTGCTCACGTGCTCCGTCAATCGTCGCTCGTTGCCTTTCTCTCGCAACCTCGTTTCATCGGTCCTTCAGTCGCTCGCCTTAGCCAACTCGTTTGGCCCTCGTGGTTGATGGCTCGCTCTTCATCGCTCGCCCTCGCCGGCTCACCCTTGTGACCAATGGCTTGTTACTCTTGTCGTCTTGCCTCTTCTTTGTCACTCACTGTCGTTGATCACTCGCTGCCTCTCAATTGTCGATTGGCTCTCACTCATCAGATTCAGTCTTTCAAATTTGCTTCTTAGAGGCTCTAACTCCAGTTTCCAGATGTGCTTCCAACTTTCTTTTTATCCGACTTCTTAATTAGCGGTTAGGTGcttcttcatttcattttgtttatgaTGCATTCGGAGATTTGGCTTGCTTGCCTATgtctattgagaaaaaaatgctcgaacaacttgattatgtaaacttaattgatatttttgcctGCAAACTTGCAAggagagtagtttttaattgataatttaaaaaaattaattttattctttgatatggtataaatatttatttatttttttatactttattatgaaaaaataaaatttgaatgtacTCTATGTTACGGGGGcctagttttaaattttgactcaaaatcccaaaatctcAAGTACAACCCTAAAGAGGTGAGAAATGAGACGAAAACTAGCAAGAGAATGACGAGGGGCAAGTACGGTCGATGGCGATGGCGAGCGAGGTCGACGGCAGTGATGGTAGTCGACAaccaaagaaagagaagagataagAATGACAAAAGATGATGGGTGTGTGAGAGAAGGGAAAAGGGGGCTGTGTGTTTTCTCATTTTAGATATTTTCAGTGTATTTTGagtgaaaacacccaaaataacatttttgttgttttggatttgctttacaaaaaaaaaaaatatttttgtaaatgtatttttgaaaataataaagtaaatacgttttaatattttaaaaaaataaaatttttaaataaattaaaaacaacaaagagaatgcagCTTTAGTGTTGTAGTTCACCCTGTTCTTGTCAGATCATGTTGATAGCTACTAAGGAACAGCCAAGACACATTATTGAAGAAATACTGTCCAGATGTGGCGATGTCTTGATTTAGAAAAGGCTTGTCAACTTACAATCACAGCTTCCAATTGTTTTATACAATTTTCTCTGCCCTCGTAAATTCAACAAATCATTTGATGCGGAGAGAAGAGCACTAGACCTGCAAAGCTCGTTGATGAATTTCTTGTATTGTAACTAAACTTATTGTGAAAGCAAAAGACTTCACATGGATTGTAAATCTAAATGGGTTGTAGTAACAGTCTATATCCCTTTCTTGCTTTTTTTGCAGTTCAACACAGGATATGACTCTTTTACCTCTCCTATCATTCACAATTTCTACAGTCTTATTTTGACCCTGTTTCCTGGGTAGTGCTCTTCATGTCAGATAGAGATGGTTATGGTTATGAACTGATTCCCGGTTGAGCACATCTAGTATCCTTGCTTTTCCTACCCCTCCCTTCCTTCCCTTTTTATCTTCCCTAATCAGTTTCTCCTTTTATTCATTAGTTGTTTCCTTGTAGTTTATATGCCATGTCCTATTATGAGTTGTGCTTTGCATTTATCGTTCAAAGGAAGATACAGCAGATTCTCCTCTGTATTGAGTACCATTAAaccttattttctaaataaGAGCTCTCTGAAGCAATGAATCTTATGAAAAGAAGAATTGTGCGTGATTTTGTTCTTCTTGCCCTTTCTTTTATGCTTCTGACAAATAAATCTGGCGGTTCAGGTTGGGGCTCCAACATTTGATGCTACTGGCATGATTTTTGGCTGACAAGCAAGAAGGGAATATATGCAAGGATCACAACCTGAATGGCTTCATATGCAGGTCGGTAGTAGCTTTGACAGAGCAACATGATTTGACTACCCGTCAATGTGGTAACTATGGAATCCAGCAGTTTATTAGCCTCCATGTCATCTTCTTTAATCTAGGGAACCATCATTATCGGTCTCCACATGTAGGGTGTGATTGGAGGTGTAAAGTGTAATACCTAATAAATTTTAAAGCAGTtaagagtaaattatcttggggtgaaaaagaaatttatagataaattgaAATTATAGAGTAATTTTTTATCGTTATGAATGATCGAATCGACTATAAGTCTATGGAGTcgaaatgtctaaggaaaataatatgatattaaCAAGCattcgagataagatttatggcatcgaaagaaatcgaatcagaaataattttcgatacagctaaaatacaactatgatttaagttcaaaaatcgaattgtcgtaagggACTTCCAGAAAATCAATGGAATCTTGAAGGGACTCTGATTTTTCGTAAGGATAAATCCtgaagtggtttcgagatgaaacaaggGTCTTGCGAGAGCGCAGGAACGGAATTtatctttatcgagtaaatgttggttattaattttggagaaatcaagagTTTTGGGGCTTGATGGTATTAATTTAAAGCCTTGGAGGGTCAAGTGCAACTatcaattttcaattgaaatttataaatcCTCAAGTAAAATTAATGAGGAATTGAAGGGTtaaatgtatacatatatatatatatatgcatatgagtAGGCTAGCCTAGGATTCTTTTCAGCATATCTAAGATCTGAAATGAGAAGAGAAAGGCTGAGAGATCAAGAAACAgatcgagaaagagagaaaagagggcTCGGGAGAGAACAAAGAAAGATCGAGAGAAGAAGATGTTGGCCGAAGGCAGCAAAGGCCAGCGGTCATAGCAGCATCTTCGCTGCTGTTGCAGCAGCTGATCAATAGTATGGGACGCACGAAGGAGGTCGGCAGCAGTCTCGGTGGTGGTCTAATAGCGGCAACAAACACGCGGTGGAGTGAAGAAGCAACGAATATGGCCGGAGACAAAGCCATGGCAGCCGTGAAGCTGCTGTTGCAGCAACTAGACACGGCCATGGTAGCGCCCAGCAGCTGCAAGCAGCAAGGGGACAGCGGGCAACGGTCGTGCGGCGGCGCACAAAGGTAGCCGGAGGCCAATGAAAGCAGCGGTCGCGTGCTGGTGCGTTGCAGACAACCATGGTCGATGCAAGGCCGAGTTGGGCAGCGCACAGGTGTTACGAGCGGGAAACCGATGCCGGTTGTGGCGGTGGCGGCCTGTGGCATTGGTCGTGCGGTGGCCAGCAACAACCGGTGAGGGCGGCAATGGCCAGACAACGAGCGAAGCAGGCGGCTGGCATGGTCGTTCACGCACACAGGAAGGAgcagaggagaaagaaaaaaataaaagaaaaataggaaagattgaaggaaaatgtcaaaaaaaatcTATGAATTAATTTGGGACTAGATGAGTATGCCGAAATCAGGAAATTATTTAGATATGTATTTCGAGGTCAAGGCATACACATCAAGAAGGCTTTAAAAGCTAAGCCTATGTgagttttggaattttttaaattcttagaaaaatatgtTATGAATTTCTATGGAgaaatatttgatgaaatatttaattagatatttattttaaaatattagtggaaaaaataagagaaaaatgtaaagaaattataaaaaataggttttaatgtttattggAATAAAACGATAGATAAGGTGCTTTGAGGAttgaggtgaagtgactcgtgcaaatttCGAAGTTAAACATGCGAATCGAGGTGGtgcacatttttcgaggcaTCCTGAGTTTTATTCATCAAGTGAGTGGTTTTTTCCAAAAACtaatatatgttattgttgagccaacttcttcatattaattaagttttgatgattaacaaaagtatttttatgatataaatattttctcttactcatgcaaaagtaaatttattttaaattaaaaaagaattattattaaatatattttcttattttaatcatttatgtctcaaaaacttatatttgaatttttaaattttgaattaaaggagaattagttttagacatgttttctcttattcatacaaaaagtaaatttattttgaattaaaggagattgtttttaaacatattttcttattttaatcatttctgtctcaaaagtttatatttgaattttcaaatcttgatttctcatgtaaaaagtaaatttattttgaattaaatgtgatacatattttcttattgtttgagaaactctaaatattttttgaattttaaacttcatattaaccctttctttagtagctaaaatacttataaatatccctcaaacttattttttgagtatccaagtgcttccattgcatatccaaagcacccgaaagctcccaaacgctctcaagcaaagcatccaagcaatctgaggctctcgaaatattattgcacatccaccgaaaaGTCACAAgacaaaaggagaaaagttcttcaagtcttctacgacaaatccgaacttctccatttgaggttataaatttatttatttatttaaatattattgtcttgtataatttgttcttaattgtttatttgtgttcaagtgtggacaaattatttgtaacatttaaattatcattgtgaATTGTATATGTTTcttagaaccattaaaatctaggtgaatatAGTTTTCAATGTAAGTTAGGAAGGAAACGTTGGTGTAATGGTTATctagaacccgttgtaatctaggtgtgtatataatttctaatgtgaggtagtgtgaaaatcttgatgaaattattttagtgaaacCCCAATtatggttagaccttgggagaatGGACTAGGTGTATATGAAGAtaccgaaccattataaattgtgttatatctcattgtatttatttttgttatatcttctgccttacatttattattaatctcaaatataatttaatatatttatcaaatatatattttttaataaaattattaatcaataatatttattaaaattgagaaaaaaattaatcactcaattcacctcccCTCTTGAGTGACCATACCCTATGGGACCAACAATTATGTTAAGTATGATAGTCACAaaatttatgatcattttgtcatatttgttcatatactaTTGCATGAAAAGTCGTGATTTTCatatggcatgatattattggcatattgatatttgtgcatcgGGATGAAATGTCGCCCTAACAGTATAGCCGTAATTCTTTAAGGACagatgatggaacaacgttagaaTTATCCTGAAAATAAGTCGGGATTGTGCTTAAGGTTCCGTGCTGAGCTGGTGAGGCAGGAAAGTTACATTGGGGCATATGATTGTTCATACTATtatatcatgcattcatgtatcattttttaaaccttcactagaagatttatcttctaattgggttatacctctaaaacattcaaacgttccaattAGGATTTGCAGCTATGGCAAGGAGATGATTGGGATATAATGGCACGTAATGAAGTGACCGATAGGTTCGACGAGTTGttctaatatttatttcttcGCAAGGGTTCAGCAAATGTTTTTAGTCATCTTTAGAAGTTCatattatattgatgatcatgtataattattacggtttaatatatttttgaggTATCATTAGATTTTATCAGAGGTGCTTAGTTGTTATTTCGAgaaatgagtctccatgtatttaagtatttgatgatatgataaTATAGATTCTTGTATTATAATTAAAGCAAAtttggttatgtaccatatcaggtttcgattttagttTCTACATTTATGATAATTTcctgtcttaacttattgattcttattttaataGATTGAGAAGAAAGAACGAGATTATCGGAGAATAATTTATATTGagttatgtaaaaaaaaaaaaatcaaaattcttaaattatttaacgccCTTAAAAAGGCAATGCGTCGCATAAAGTGGAGCAgaatttcaatttaataaaattagatcaccccttataaattttaattttttgattttactttttgaactaaaataaattcgaattctatgaaaaaaaattatttgatgaaattttctgaaatttaaataaaaaataatttcactcCTATTTTTCACCCCtatcctttcctttttttagtATGACCATTCTTAAATTGTAATCAAAAGCATACCATATTATGTGTAGAAAATTCCCGTCTTCATTCGGTCTCATCTAACTTAATTCGTTGTACTGGTACTAAACAGACTTAGGATGATTGTACTACTTGAACTTCATATAATCAGAGGATCGTTCCCTATTCGCTGTTCATGATTTCACTTAGCTGATATagattttatcatttaaattgattATGGAACACCTAATAAAGAAAACAGCCAAAAATTGTGTGATCTACTCAAACAAGTGCTAAGAGAAGTTGAAATGATTATTTCTTGCAAAAGAAACAGTTATCTTAGTATTTATCCCATCCTAATTCAACTACCCCAGTAACAATATGAACCCTTTGCAattgtttgtttatttgatAGTGTATTATGAGAAAAGATACAAACGAACACAATCAGATGCATAGTAGAGACAGATATCAGTACCCACGAATAACATTCTAGACACCAAACTTGGATTTTATGCCATTTACAACATCTTCATCTACTTGGAATGCTTTTGTCAACACATCATTAGGTATAGATGGTTTTGAAGCAAAAAGAGTCAAGGGCAGGACATCAGCCCCTGGTAGTTGACTGTTGAAAGCAGTAAGGGTCAAGGCCTTCCCCGTCCCAACATTCATCTGAAAGTGAACCAGCCCTCTGGGAATCACAAACATCTGCCCAGCAGTCAGAACCTTTGAGTAGAACACATTCCCTGTTGTGACAAACCCTACAAGAACCTTCCCTTTAATCACTACACCGGTCTCTGATGAGCGAGGGTGCGAGTGAGGTGGATTTAATCCGCCGGGAGCGAAGTCAACCCGATTCATCGAAAGCCCTAGCGTGTTCAAACCGGGGAATGCAAGAACATTTCCGGTTGTGACATGCGCGCCGAATACGTTACTTGTGTTGCCCTCGTTGCTCAGCCCGTCGAAGAAGAAGTCTTCTGAACTCACTTCTGAGGCTGGTTTGCAGGGGAAGCCATTAACACTAATAGAGGAATTAAGATCTGCAACACAGAAGTCCTGTAATGGTTCAGGATCAGCAGAAGAGTAAGGCAAGGGTAAAAGGAGCAAGACACTTAAACAGAGGATCAGCTGGACGCAGGAGCTTGAGAGGGTGACCATGGCAGCCATATGCTTTAGTTTTCTACACTTTTTAAGAAGATGAAGGTATTGGAGGGGGATTTATAAAGGTGGAAAGTCATGGTTTTCAATATGCTGGTCTTTCGACTTCACAAAGTCCCCCTTAAAAAATACAGAATTAGATAACCAAAGAAAAATTGGCGGGGATTAGTTTGGTTTGACATGGTAACACCCTATCACTTATAAGaacccaaattaaatttaaggaCCGGAGACTTGGAGACTattgtatacatatatacctgagaaaagaaaaaagagatgtCCCAAGGTGTAAACCAACTAACAAAGGAATAATGTAGTGGGGTATTATTTTTTGAGCGCCTGAGTTCCGTGTTCAAGTCTTAACTAGGAGATAATTCCGCAAGTAAGaagtgattttaaaaaataaaaaatatttattacctTCACGTTTGCGATTGTGGTAGGCGTTGAAACCTACCAGTTAGATTTCCTAATTTATCTCTCCTATTAAAATTATGGAGCTGAATAACGGAGGCGTTCGTGATGGTccgttaattaaaaaaaaattcaaaattttattatttaaaaaaaaaaaaaaaggggggaagAAGTCTATTGTTTTGGACAGCAAGTGGGGATTAGAGTAAAATCAGCGTTgttatttcatgtttttttaatttcatttacatGAAAGATTGAACAATTCAAAAATACAACTGCCCTCACATAGATTACTACGAAATTTCTCATAAATACCTATAACTagactttttcttttccttcccacCAGATAACTCGTTGTGACAAAGAAGAAGTATTTGTGCGGCCGTAAGCATCCTATCTATCATATCATGATGGGGACTAGTACTGCCACTTAATATGGAATAGAAGACCTCCATTATTACTCTGAGCACATCAGTTAAGTGGTTGGGTGGCATAAATTAAAATTcgtattaataaattataaatttaattttttatcttgtataataagataaaaatttta is from Diospyros lotus cultivar Yz01 chromosome 2, ASM1463336v1, whole genome shotgun sequence and encodes:
- the LOC127795095 gene encoding germin-like protein subfamily T member 2; this translates as MAAMVTLSSSCVQLILCLSVLLLLPLPYSSADPEPLQDFCVADLNSSISVNGFPCKPASEVSSEDFFFDGLSNEGNTSNVFGAHVTTGNVLAFPGLNTLGLSMNRVDFAPGGLNPPHSHPRSSETGVVIKGKVLVGFVTTGNVFYSKVLTAGQMFVIPRGLVHFQMNVGTGKALTLTAFNSQLPGADVLPLTLFASKPSIPNDVLTKAFQVDEDVVNGIKSKFGV